From Euwallacea similis isolate ESF13 chromosome 11, ESF131.1, whole genome shotgun sequence, the proteins below share one genomic window:
- the LOC136411969 gene encoding jerky protein homolog-like, with translation MASMSYKRKCLKLSEKVKIIEEVSLGAGVTQLAKKYGVSKATICKIKRMKRQLLQRTCNTFGGPGNRRTLKNAKAPKMENSLYKWFLQQRENHVPISGEILKERAKLLNQKLKETENFVASDGWLQRFKGRYGIRLLSISGEKLSAQPQLVQPFKEKLIKIIKELDLRMEQIYNADESGLYWKMLPEKTYAASYEKSAPGIKTEKQRITFLACTNANGSHKIKPLVIGKAQNPRSFKNFKVPVDYDCSKTAWMTSGIFLKWFHKRFVPQVKNFLKEQKLPIKALLLLDNAPCHPPEQQLRSRDGSIFVMYMPPNVTSIIQPMDQNIIRLTKLYYRKFLLSSVLSKNPQNISDALKKVTLREAVTDLHMAWSELNQETIAKCWNKLFSTNDEDNEEENVPLSVIRERLLSSVDSIVNSASLDVVNLLKVVNPNTVCTSADINIWNEDKLTNDATKDENSENDEDDSIEAKSLVTDAQAVHIFNEALDWAERKEVSYADILVLRKLRAQALEDNANRKFTQTKIADYFSSN, from the exons ATGGCATCCATGtcgtataaaagaaaatgtttaaaattaagtgaGAAAGTGAAAATTATAGAAGAAGTTTCATTAGGCGCTGGAGTAACacaattagcaaaaaaatatggtgtatcaaaagcaacaatttgcaaaattaagcGCATGAAAAGACAACTTTTACAAAGAACGTGCAATACATTTGGAGGACCGGGAAATAgaagaactttaaaaaatgcaaaggcacccaaaatggaaaattctCTGTATAAGTGGTTTTTACAACAGCGGGAAAATCATGTTCCAATTAGTGGCGAAATACTTAAAGAGAGAGCTAAATtgttaaatcaaaaactgaaagaaactgaaaatttcgTTGCTAGTGATGGCTGGCTGCAACGATTCAAAGGAAGATATGGAATTCGACTGTTATCTATATCTGGTGAAAAATTATCAGCACAACCACAATTAGTACAaccatttaaagaaaaattgataaaaatcattaaagagTTAGATTTAAGAATGGAACAAATTTACAACGCAGATGAAAGTGGtctttattggaaaatgttaCCAGAGAAAACTTACGCTGCATCATATGAAAAATCTGCTCCGGgtataaaaacagaaaaacaacgaataacgTTTTTGGCCTGTACTAATGCTAATGGTTCACACAAGATAAAACCATTGGTAATAGGAAAAGCACAAAATCCAcgatcatttaaaaattttaaagttcctGTTGATTATGACTGTTCAAAAACCGCCTGGATGACTAGCGGTATATTCCTGAAATGGTTTCATAAGCGCTTTGTTCCTCAG gtaaaaaatttcctaaaagAACAGAAGCTTCCAATAAAAGCGTTATTACTATTGGATAATGCACCATGTCATCCTCCAGAACAACAACTGAGGAGCAGAGATGGGTCAATTTTTGTTATGTACATGCCTCCTAACGTAACATCAATAATTCAACCAATGGACCAGAATATAATAAGACTAACAAAACTGTACTATCGAAAGTTTTTACTTTCATCTGTTTTGTCAAAGAATCCTCAAAACATATCTGatgctttaaaaaaagtaacattAAGAGAAGCTGTCACAGATTTACATATGGCCTGGAGTGAACTTAATCAGGAAActattgcaaaatgttggaaTAAGCTGTTTAGTACCAATGATGAAGATAATGAAGAAGAGAATGTTCCCTTAAGTGTAATTAGAGAACGTTTGCTATCCAGCGTTGACTCTATTGTCAATAGTGCATCATTGGATgttgttaatttattgaaagtaGTGAATCCTAACACTGTTTGTACCTCAGCTGATATTAATATTTGGAACGAGGACAAACTAACGAATGATGCTACTAAAGATGAGAACAGTGAGAATGATGAAGACGATTCCATTGAAGCAAAAAGTTTGGTGACTGATGCCCAAGCtgtacatatatttaatgaaGCTTTAGATTGGGCTGAAAGAAAAGAAGTGTCATACGCGGATATTTTAGTTCTTCGTAAATTACGGGCTCAGGCATTGGAAGATAATGCTAATCGCAAATTTACGCAGACTAAAATTGctgattatttttcttctaattga
- the MED18 gene encoding mediator of RNA polymerase II transcription subunit 18, with translation MSTLGSAIESLTAALKCNIIPNQEYLLQGSVLDQYVEVLLHRLRGLCDNVDSGPESFHDHELCYSLRANNANTPMVLPLRVRRSLEKADAPFQLRYVGQQELGDKNRPTVVRSCIDMACGATIIDFLTELGCRLDFEYIARGYMFRKGRMKVTVSKIFKMNPMSNKPEGIEAISQSYLVELSVQAPSGQDAIAEDMRIFAEQLRPLVQLEKIDYKRLGNMM, from the exons ATGTCCACCCTGGGATCAGCAATTGAGTCACTTACTGCTGCATTAAAGTGCAACATCATACCCAACCAGGAATATCTTCTCCAAGGGTCTGTCTTGGATCAATATGTCGAAGTACTGCTGCACCGCTTGCGCGGCTTATGTGACAATGTGGATAGTGGTCCAGAAAGTTTTCATGACCATGAACTGTGTTACTCTCTTCGAGCCAATAATGCCAACACACCAATGGTATTGCCATTAAGAGTTAGACGATCTCTGGAAAAAGCAGACGCCCCGTTTCAACTCAGATATGTGGGACAACAAGAATTGGGAGACAAGAACCGACCAACTGTAGTAAGATCATGCATCGATATGGCTTGTGGTGCTacaattattgattttctgaCAGAATTAG GTTGTCGACTAGATTTCGAATATATTGCTAGGGGATACATGTTTAGAAAAGGCAGAATGAAGGTGACAGTGTcaaagatattcaaaatgaatcCAATGTCTAATAAACCAGAGGGTATTGAAGCTATTTCTCAGAGTTATTTAGTAGAGTTATCTGTTCAAGCTCCTTCTGGACAGGACGCCATTGCCGAAGACATGAGAATTTTCGCTGAACAGTTGAGACCACTAGTTCAATTAGAGAAAATTGATTACAAAAGGTTAGGAAATATGATGTAA
- the LOC136412209 gene encoding uncharacterized protein isoform X1, translating to MHPSSDNAILPGVMALNMAIKTATYSGMNLKGEIRESISLDDDDISDVEDEVFIRDGKNGYKLAEELNVKRPLMAPRRRPCKYDGGRRMNKKGNYKAWCKPCCYALASFSILLGLIVLVVVLVSIYPLPLDQLREWITSKSKPSKPSGDRLPCTSLNVTEVWAVNFPGLTTESPTRVLDIDGDGIKDIIFGFGTGGNDNLVAPKIFCPIFLGVPPPCDGGLIALNGKNGNVMWKQWINDTIFGLHCSADVNADGVNDCLYVGIDGTIAIVNSKQGKHIWKLNPGKISVFLADFISDQNGDNVSDVIASCSSLEENASGRIVLLSGKTGETIKEIRTPNGTKTFYMPQVLHQNTSSVLLFGTGTPGTPGNLSTVPVKDMEQLENNSRTLYEDKFNGMLTQSILVDITGDKIQDIVTSTYNSSIVAIDGKTYKQIWKFNVSGAVTDMSPTPAFFNGDNVTDFMVIYQKYDDILKYNYTQTLIIDGFTGQPIYKPVSGGIITQMNALTLSMDGKGHDIFIFWTSECSETDRQIAADKTKASDHQKLFDQCRKQFNASTILKLNALNAYHQPPGITIYNSALHTDFEFNNTKSPMKMLREYFNNYSTESPAYNPSSALNGEIQLNSPKGLDGGSMGVSTRQFGKSNFRHKDRPGGIIKDYGALDKDSNGNGINIAAVQMDALEDPKISNSPGANYIWMPNQVDEDQEFSNYNMDDDNIPYNQKQLLMEEVAPNLSINDRNFRSNKKVKTAPENYEGDSSKKADSTKKNLSDKIYGYHNVRMSKERLLHDEETLPTDILQENYFKNEENRLKKMKLEQRDVNSHMVGEMDLLDVNNIIKAQKNYALQNRSTTLWDIESENELGEREDKGYLRRKRGVKPEIIWESSSVVTSVGAILTPFNTTTEQSNIIDLFYIKYWQPLEVSLGSLKATDIEECILEKQLLASGRELSEQEQENYKTECQRDQEILKRNFPFFDNLSQLKMGQLTAYRIRIQCKCDSSFNKQIEQQCANFLPEDLQGWPQYLGAKGDGVFYS from the exons ATGCATCCATCTTCCGACAATGCGATTCTCCCCGGAGTTATGGCTCTAAAT ATGGCGATTAAAACTGCTACATACTCAGGGATGAACTTGAAAGGGGAAATTCGAGAAAGCATATCACTGGATGACGATGATATCAGTGATGTTGAAGATGAAGTTTTCATACGTGATGGAAAAAATGGATATAAa CTGGCTGAGGAACTCAACGTTAAGCGACCTTTAATGGCGCCAAGAAGAAGGCCTTGTAAATATGATGGTGGAAGGAGAATGAATAAAAAGGGCAATTACAAGGCGTGGTGCAAACCTTGCTGTTACGCCCTGGCCTCGTTTAGTATTTTATTAG GTCTAATTGTCCTGGTAGTTGTCCTGGTTTCCATATACCCGCTACCATTAGATCAGCTGAGAGAATGGATAACTTCCAAATCTAAACCTTCGAAACCTTCTGGCGATCGACTACCTTGCACAAGCTTAAACGTCACTGAAGTCTGGGCGGTGAATTTCCCAGGACTCACCACAGAGTCACCTACGAGAGTTCTGGATATTGATGGTGATGGAATAAAAGACATAATATTCGGATTCGGAACAG GAGGAAATGATAATTTGGTGGCTCCGAAAATATTTTGTCCAATATTCCTCGGAGTTCCTCCTCCATGCGATGGAGGCCTAATTGCACtgaatggaaaaaatggaaatgtaATGTGGAAACAGTGGATAAATGACACAATATTCGGTTTACATTGCTCCGCAGATGTAAATGCAGACGGTGTTAACGACTGTCTATATGTAGGCATTGATGGG aCCATAGCAATAGTAAATTCAAAACAAGGAAAACATATCTGGAAACTGAACCCAGGAAAAATCAGTGTCTTCTTAGCCGACTTTATTTCAGACCAAAATGGTGATAATGTCTCAGATGTCATTGCATCATGTTCATCATTAGAAG AAAATGCAAGTGGTCGTATTGTTTTGTTATCTGGCAAAACCGGTGAAACGATTAAGGAAATTCGGACCCCGAATGGGACCAAGACTTTTTATATGCCTCAAGTGTTACATCAAAATACATCATCAGTTCTTCTCTTTGGAACTGGAACCCCGGGAACTCCAGGGAATTTGAGTACAGTCCCTGTAAAGGACATGGAACAGTTA GAAAACAACTCACGCACTTTGTATGAAGATAAGTTCAACGGCATGCTCACACAATCCATACTAGTGGACATCACTGGTGACAAAATTCAAGATATCGTTACATCCACCTATAATTCATCGATTGTTGCGATAGATGGAAAGACGTATAAACAAATATGGAAATTCAATGTTTCTGGTGCTGTAACTGATATGAGTCCGACCCCCGCTTTCTTCAATGGGGATAACGTAACTGATTTCATGGtaatttatcagaaatatGATGACATTTTGAAGTATAATTACACACAG ACCTTGATAATTGATGGGTTCACTGGACAACCCATCTACAAGCCAGTAAGCGGAGGTATAATCACTCAAATGAATGCCCTAACCTTAAGTATGGATGGCAAAGGGCatgatattttcatattttggaCGTCTGAGTGTTCCGAAACCGATAGGCAGATTGCTGCAGACAAGACAAAGGCATCTG atcatcaaaaattatttgatcaATGTAGGAAACAGTTCAATGCCTCAACAATCCTCAAGCTTAATGCACTGAACGCGTACCACCAACCTCCGGGGATTACAATTTACAATTCGG CCCTTCACACTGATTTTGAATTCAATAACACGAAAAGTCCCATGAAAATGCTCagagaatattttaataattattcaacCGAAAGTCCCGCTTACAATCCATCTTCTGCACTAAATGGTGAAATTCAGCTTAATAGTCCAAAAGGCCTTGATGGTGGTTCGATGGGAGTCAGTACAAGacaatttggaaaatccaattttagaCATAAGGATAGACCAGGTGGGATAATAAAGGACTACGGGGCACTGGATAAGGATTCAAATGGCAACGGAATTAATATTGCAGCTGTTCAAATGGATGCGTTGGAA GAtccaaaaatttccaattccCCGGGTGCAAATTATATCTGGATGCCCAATCAAGTTGATGAGGATCAGGAGTTTTCTAATTATAATATGGACGATGACAACATACCCTacaatcaaaaacagttgCTCATGGAGGAAGTTGCTCCAAATTTGTCCATAAATGACCGAAATTTTAGAAgcaacaaaaaagtaaaaactgCACCAGAAAATTATGAGGGTGATTCTTCGAAAAAGGCCGATTCCACCAAAAAGAACTTGTCGGACAAGATATATGGGTACCACAACGTGCGCATGTCAAAAGAGAGATTGTTACATGATGAAGAAACGCTGCCTACAGATATTTTGCAGGAGAACTACTTCAAGAATGAGGAAAATAG gctgaaaaaaatgaaattagagCAAAGGGATGTAAATTCCCATATGGTTGGAGAAATGGATCTTCTCGATGTAAACAATATTATAAAAGCGCAGAAGAACTACGCGTTACAAAATCGTTCGACCACTTTATGGGATATAGAAAGCGAAAATGAGTTGGGCGAACGAGAAGACAAAGGATATCTACGTAGGAAAAGGGGCGTTAAGCCTGAGATTATATGGGAAAGTAGTTCAGTGGTAACTTCTGTTG GAGCCATTCTTACCCCATTCAATACAACAACAGAACAGTCCAATATTATCGAcctattttatataaaatactGGCAGCCCCTTGAAGTTTCCCTAGGTTCCTTAAAGGCCACAGACATTGAagaatgtatattagaaaagcAGTTACTTGCGTCAG GAAGAGAACTGAGTGAACAGGAACaagaaaactataaaactGAATGTCAGAGAgatcaagaaattttaaaaagaaactttccTTTTTTCGATAATCTCTCCCAACTGAAAATGGGTCAACTTACCGCTTACAGGATAAGAATCCAGTGCAAATGCGACAGCAGTTTCAATAAACAGATAGAACAACAATGTGCGAATTTCCTTCCAGAAGATTTACAGGGGTGGCCTCAATATCTAGGAGCAAAGGGAGATGGAGTTTTTTACAGTTga
- the LOC136412209 gene encoding uncharacterized protein isoform X2: MAIKTATYSGMNLKGEIRESISLDDDDISDVEDEVFIRDGKNGYKLAEELNVKRPLMAPRRRPCKYDGGRRMNKKGNYKAWCKPCCYALASFSILLGLIVLVVVLVSIYPLPLDQLREWITSKSKPSKPSGDRLPCTSLNVTEVWAVNFPGLTTESPTRVLDIDGDGIKDIIFGFGTGGNDNLVAPKIFCPIFLGVPPPCDGGLIALNGKNGNVMWKQWINDTIFGLHCSADVNADGVNDCLYVGIDGTIAIVNSKQGKHIWKLNPGKISVFLADFISDQNGDNVSDVIASCSSLEENASGRIVLLSGKTGETIKEIRTPNGTKTFYMPQVLHQNTSSVLLFGTGTPGTPGNLSTVPVKDMEQLENNSRTLYEDKFNGMLTQSILVDITGDKIQDIVTSTYNSSIVAIDGKTYKQIWKFNVSGAVTDMSPTPAFFNGDNVTDFMVIYQKYDDILKYNYTQTLIIDGFTGQPIYKPVSGGIITQMNALTLSMDGKGHDIFIFWTSECSETDRQIAADKTKASDHQKLFDQCRKQFNASTILKLNALNAYHQPPGITIYNSALHTDFEFNNTKSPMKMLREYFNNYSTESPAYNPSSALNGEIQLNSPKGLDGGSMGVSTRQFGKSNFRHKDRPGGIIKDYGALDKDSNGNGINIAAVQMDALEDPKISNSPGANYIWMPNQVDEDQEFSNYNMDDDNIPYNQKQLLMEEVAPNLSINDRNFRSNKKVKTAPENYEGDSSKKADSTKKNLSDKIYGYHNVRMSKERLLHDEETLPTDILQENYFKNEENRLKKMKLEQRDVNSHMVGEMDLLDVNNIIKAQKNYALQNRSTTLWDIESENELGEREDKGYLRRKRGVKPEIIWESSSVVTSVGAILTPFNTTTEQSNIIDLFYIKYWQPLEVSLGSLKATDIEECILEKQLLASGRELSEQEQENYKTECQRDQEILKRNFPFFDNLSQLKMGQLTAYRIRIQCKCDSSFNKQIEQQCANFLPEDLQGWPQYLGAKGDGVFYS, encoded by the exons ATGGCGATTAAAACTGCTACATACTCAGGGATGAACTTGAAAGGGGAAATTCGAGAAAGCATATCACTGGATGACGATGATATCAGTGATGTTGAAGATGAAGTTTTCATACGTGATGGAAAAAATGGATATAAa CTGGCTGAGGAACTCAACGTTAAGCGACCTTTAATGGCGCCAAGAAGAAGGCCTTGTAAATATGATGGTGGAAGGAGAATGAATAAAAAGGGCAATTACAAGGCGTGGTGCAAACCTTGCTGTTACGCCCTGGCCTCGTTTAGTATTTTATTAG GTCTAATTGTCCTGGTAGTTGTCCTGGTTTCCATATACCCGCTACCATTAGATCAGCTGAGAGAATGGATAACTTCCAAATCTAAACCTTCGAAACCTTCTGGCGATCGACTACCTTGCACAAGCTTAAACGTCACTGAAGTCTGGGCGGTGAATTTCCCAGGACTCACCACAGAGTCACCTACGAGAGTTCTGGATATTGATGGTGATGGAATAAAAGACATAATATTCGGATTCGGAACAG GAGGAAATGATAATTTGGTGGCTCCGAAAATATTTTGTCCAATATTCCTCGGAGTTCCTCCTCCATGCGATGGAGGCCTAATTGCACtgaatggaaaaaatggaaatgtaATGTGGAAACAGTGGATAAATGACACAATATTCGGTTTACATTGCTCCGCAGATGTAAATGCAGACGGTGTTAACGACTGTCTATATGTAGGCATTGATGGG aCCATAGCAATAGTAAATTCAAAACAAGGAAAACATATCTGGAAACTGAACCCAGGAAAAATCAGTGTCTTCTTAGCCGACTTTATTTCAGACCAAAATGGTGATAATGTCTCAGATGTCATTGCATCATGTTCATCATTAGAAG AAAATGCAAGTGGTCGTATTGTTTTGTTATCTGGCAAAACCGGTGAAACGATTAAGGAAATTCGGACCCCGAATGGGACCAAGACTTTTTATATGCCTCAAGTGTTACATCAAAATACATCATCAGTTCTTCTCTTTGGAACTGGAACCCCGGGAACTCCAGGGAATTTGAGTACAGTCCCTGTAAAGGACATGGAACAGTTA GAAAACAACTCACGCACTTTGTATGAAGATAAGTTCAACGGCATGCTCACACAATCCATACTAGTGGACATCACTGGTGACAAAATTCAAGATATCGTTACATCCACCTATAATTCATCGATTGTTGCGATAGATGGAAAGACGTATAAACAAATATGGAAATTCAATGTTTCTGGTGCTGTAACTGATATGAGTCCGACCCCCGCTTTCTTCAATGGGGATAACGTAACTGATTTCATGGtaatttatcagaaatatGATGACATTTTGAAGTATAATTACACACAG ACCTTGATAATTGATGGGTTCACTGGACAACCCATCTACAAGCCAGTAAGCGGAGGTATAATCACTCAAATGAATGCCCTAACCTTAAGTATGGATGGCAAAGGGCatgatattttcatattttggaCGTCTGAGTGTTCCGAAACCGATAGGCAGATTGCTGCAGACAAGACAAAGGCATCTG atcatcaaaaattatttgatcaATGTAGGAAACAGTTCAATGCCTCAACAATCCTCAAGCTTAATGCACTGAACGCGTACCACCAACCTCCGGGGATTACAATTTACAATTCGG CCCTTCACACTGATTTTGAATTCAATAACACGAAAAGTCCCATGAAAATGCTCagagaatattttaataattattcaacCGAAAGTCCCGCTTACAATCCATCTTCTGCACTAAATGGTGAAATTCAGCTTAATAGTCCAAAAGGCCTTGATGGTGGTTCGATGGGAGTCAGTACAAGacaatttggaaaatccaattttagaCATAAGGATAGACCAGGTGGGATAATAAAGGACTACGGGGCACTGGATAAGGATTCAAATGGCAACGGAATTAATATTGCAGCTGTTCAAATGGATGCGTTGGAA GAtccaaaaatttccaattccCCGGGTGCAAATTATATCTGGATGCCCAATCAAGTTGATGAGGATCAGGAGTTTTCTAATTATAATATGGACGATGACAACATACCCTacaatcaaaaacagttgCTCATGGAGGAAGTTGCTCCAAATTTGTCCATAAATGACCGAAATTTTAGAAgcaacaaaaaagtaaaaactgCACCAGAAAATTATGAGGGTGATTCTTCGAAAAAGGCCGATTCCACCAAAAAGAACTTGTCGGACAAGATATATGGGTACCACAACGTGCGCATGTCAAAAGAGAGATTGTTACATGATGAAGAAACGCTGCCTACAGATATTTTGCAGGAGAACTACTTCAAGAATGAGGAAAATAG gctgaaaaaaatgaaattagagCAAAGGGATGTAAATTCCCATATGGTTGGAGAAATGGATCTTCTCGATGTAAACAATATTATAAAAGCGCAGAAGAACTACGCGTTACAAAATCGTTCGACCACTTTATGGGATATAGAAAGCGAAAATGAGTTGGGCGAACGAGAAGACAAAGGATATCTACGTAGGAAAAGGGGCGTTAAGCCTGAGATTATATGGGAAAGTAGTTCAGTGGTAACTTCTGTTG GAGCCATTCTTACCCCATTCAATACAACAACAGAACAGTCCAATATTATCGAcctattttatataaaatactGGCAGCCCCTTGAAGTTTCCCTAGGTTCCTTAAAGGCCACAGACATTGAagaatgtatattagaaaagcAGTTACTTGCGTCAG GAAGAGAACTGAGTGAACAGGAACaagaaaactataaaactGAATGTCAGAGAgatcaagaaattttaaaaagaaactttccTTTTTTCGATAATCTCTCCCAACTGAAAATGGGTCAACTTACCGCTTACAGGATAAGAATCCAGTGCAAATGCGACAGCAGTTTCAATAAACAGATAGAACAACAATGTGCGAATTTCCTTCCAGAAGATTTACAGGGGTGGCCTCAATATCTAGGAGCAAAGGGAGATGGAGTTTTTTACAGTTga
- the LOC136412308 gene encoding cilia- and flagella-associated protein 91-like, protein MSLKECIDIRAQMSSMNFQLCPIFSNMFSDLPSHPQVQLIQRRQRPNISHGRKLKSTKNGDPTGPKSVDVGGADRAKFFCQVINLPANDFIVLTNNMPRFTVERADKKCEEGDAHSVFEDGKTKNKQIQTLYRESSTQTIPWEPPYKIIGDGEPEVLKLDFLDWAEGLPAGAHEIHLIERARMKRSWENVVKPDINDENSLQRFRGYIGALERDELAFRENEIQEIQQLRLHLLKKMLEEIHEVSHNRIQAKLTRIAVAKETQKLSKLARIRKDAVRELRKLELKENAVNRRYQQPGIIEEHIFKASELYGPVMKNGEHTRCWHQIIDEKVHRRNAQFIDVEQFNTLPRWLDRATTLKETEGKLTSRKPQLCIRESKWTAPVLKRLYEELQDLRS, encoded by the exons ATGAGCCTCAAAGAGTGCATTg ATATTAGAGCCCAAATGTCTTCAATGAATTTT CAATTATGTCCAATATTCTCAAATATGTTCTCGGACCTGCCAAGCCATCCACAAGTTCAGCTGATTCAACGGCGACAACGTCCAAATATTTCTCATGGACGGAAACTAAAGTCAACCAAAAACGGAGACCCAACAGGGCCAAAGTCTGTTGATGTTGGAGGCGCAGATAGAGCAAAATTCTTCTGTCAAGTGATAAATTTGCCAGCAAATGATTTTATTGTGTTAACGAATAACATGCCCAGATTCACCGTTGAAAGGGctgataaaaaatgtgaagaaGGGGATGCACACAGTGTATTTGAGG atggaaaaactaaaaacaaacaaattcaaacGTTATATAGAGAATCGAGTACTCAGACCATTCCATGGGAACCTCCCTACAAAATCATCGGCGATGGGGAACCAGAAGTCTTAAAACTAGATTTCCTAGATTGGG CCGAAGGTTTACCAGCAGGTGCGCATGAAATACATCTAATCGAAAGGGCAAGAATGAAAAGATCATGGGAAAATGTTGTCAAACCGGATATAAACGACGAGAATTCTCTGCAAAGGTTCAGAGGCTACATAGGGGCTTTAGAAAGGGATGAATTGGCATTTAGAGAAAAT gaaatacAGGAAATTCAACAGTTGCGGTTacatctattaaaaaaaatgctggAAGAAATCCATGAAGTGTCTCATAACAGGATCCAAGcaaaattaacaagaattgCAGTGGCCAAAGAGACCCAGAAATTGTCTAAGCTGGCTAGAATTAGAAAAGATGCTGTAAGag AACTCAGAAAATTGGAACTGAAGGAAAATGCAGTTAACCGAAGATATCAACAACCGGGCATAATTGAAGAGCATATATTTAAAGCTTCCGAGCTTTATGGGCCAGTTATGAAGAATGGAGAACACACGAGATGTTGGCACCAGATTATTGACGAAAAAGTGCATAGACGTAATGCTCAGTTTATCG ATGTAGAACAATTTAACACTTTACCTCGCTGGCTTGACCGAGCGACTACCCTGAAAGAAACCGAAGGCAAATTAACGTCTCGTAAGCCTCAATTATGTATTCGGGAATCTAAATGGACAGCGCCTGTTTTGAAGCGTCTGTACGAAGAACTTCAAG ACTTACGAAGTTAA